From Eschrichtius robustus isolate mEscRob2 chromosome 7, mEscRob2.pri, whole genome shotgun sequence, a single genomic window includes:
- the LOC137767716 gene encoding small ribosomal subunit protein uS15-like, which produces MGRMHAPGKGLSQSALPYRRSVPTWLKLTSDDVKEQVYKLAKKGLTPSQIGVILRDSHGVAQVRFVTGNKILRILKSKGLAPDLPEDLYHLINKAVAVRKHLKRNRKDKDAKFRLILIESRIHQLARYYKTK; this is translated from the coding sequence ATGGGTCGTATGCATGCTCCCGGGAAGGGCCTGTCCCAGTCGGCTCTGCCCTACCGCCGCAGCGTCCCCACCTGGCTGAAGCTGACGTCTGACGACGTGAAGGAGCAGGTCTACAAACTGGCCAAGAAGGGCCTGACTCCCTCGCAAATAGGTGTGATCCTGAGGGACTCACATGGTGTTGCACAAGTACGTTTTGTGACAGGCAATAAAATCTTGAGAATTCTTAAGTCCAAAGGACTTGCTCCTGATCTTCCTGAGGATCTCTATCATTTAATTAACAAAGCTGTTGCTGTTCGAAAGCAtctcaagagaaacagaaaggataAAGATGCTAAATTCCGTCTGATTCTGATTGAGAGCCGTATTCACCAGTTGGCTCGATATTACAAGACTAAATGA